Proteins found in one Nocardia brasiliensis ATCC 700358 genomic segment:
- a CDS encoding SDR family oxidoreductase: MFLITGGRGAVGTHLLDLLRADGHAVRVGSRRPEELELPADVPGIACDLTDPQTFPAALSGVDAVFLYAESAAVTEFVSAATEAGVEHIVLLSSASVLSPDAANNPIGKAHLDTEIGLADAPMTVTVLRPGTFAGNARFWAGPIKAGQPVSLPYPNAYTEPIHERDIAACAHAVLTAPKHRGGQHSLTGPEALTFREQLDRVASVIGRPVPIAEVSPAEWKEQMAPHMPGFVADGLLEHWRRHDGVPTPLTDTVTTLTGQPARTFTTWLQEHADEFRS, encoded by the coding sequence ATGTTTCTCATCACCGGCGGCCGCGGCGCGGTCGGCACCCATCTGCTGGATCTGCTGCGCGCCGACGGCCATGCCGTCCGAGTCGGCTCACGGCGACCCGAAGAATTGGAGTTGCCCGCCGATGTCCCCGGCATCGCCTGCGACCTGACCGACCCGCAGACATTTCCCGCCGCACTGTCCGGCGTCGACGCGGTGTTCCTCTACGCCGAGTCCGCGGCGGTCACCGAATTCGTCTCCGCCGCAACCGAAGCCGGCGTAGAGCACATCGTGCTGCTCTCGTCGGCCTCGGTGCTCAGCCCCGACGCGGCGAACAACCCGATCGGAAAAGCACACCTGGACACCGAGATCGGACTCGCCGACGCACCGATGACCGTCACCGTGCTGCGCCCCGGCACCTTCGCGGGCAACGCACGGTTCTGGGCCGGACCGATCAAGGCCGGACAGCCCGTCAGCCTCCCCTACCCGAACGCCTACACCGAGCCGATCCACGAACGCGATATCGCCGCCTGCGCCCACGCCGTACTCACCGCGCCGAAACACCGTGGCGGCCAACACAGTCTGACCGGCCCCGAAGCGCTGACCTTCCGCGAGCAACTCGACCGCGTCGCCTCGGTCATCGGCCGTCCCGTCCCGATCGCCGAAGTCAGCCCCGCGGAATGGAAGGAACAGATGGCACCTCATATGCCCGGTTTCGTCGCAGACGGCCTGCTCGAGCACTGGCGTCGCCACGACGGCGTCCCGACCCCGCTCACCGACACTGTCACCACCCTCACCGGCCAACCAGCCCGCACCTTCACCACGTGGTTGCAGGAGCACGCCGACGAATTCCGGAGCTGA
- a CDS encoding TetR/AcrR family transcriptional regulator, which yields MNEAPVSRRARPAKAPLSREVIIETGLRILDQDGLAALTMRRVAQDLDTGAASLYVYIANRDDLMAAMLDHVLGMIEQPAGGTWRERLVALVHSAIAVMSRHEGVALVALGAIPTGENALALVDRMLALLAEGGVAEQTNSWAVDLLFLYITAAAAEQSAYNTKGMRAEQHIAEVTARYAALPADRYPMVVSMRESLTSGDGDARAQWALRVLIDGILGTPVTWTR from the coding sequence ATGAACGAAGCGCCTGTGAGCCGTCGAGCGCGCCCGGCCAAGGCGCCGCTGAGCCGTGAGGTGATCATCGAGACCGGGCTGCGCATCCTGGACCAGGACGGCCTCGCCGCCTTGACCATGCGCCGGGTGGCCCAGGATCTCGACACCGGCGCGGCTTCGCTGTACGTCTACATCGCCAATCGCGACGACCTGATGGCCGCGATGCTCGATCACGTGCTCGGCATGATCGAGCAACCGGCCGGCGGCACCTGGCGCGAACGACTCGTCGCGCTGGTGCACTCGGCGATCGCGGTGATGAGCAGGCACGAGGGAGTCGCGCTGGTCGCGCTCGGCGCCATCCCCACCGGCGAGAACGCGCTGGCGCTGGTCGATCGCATGCTCGCGCTGCTCGCCGAGGGCGGCGTGGCCGAGCAGACCAACTCCTGGGCGGTGGACCTGCTGTTCCTCTACATCACCGCGGCCGCCGCCGAGCAGAGCGCCTACAACACCAAAGGCATGCGCGCCGAACAGCACATCGCGGAGGTCACCGCGCGCTATGCCGCGCTCCCCGCGGACCGCTATCCGATGGTCGTGTCGATGCGCGAATCCTTGACCTCCGGCGACGGCGACGCCCGCGCCCAGTGGGCACTTCGGGTGCTCATCGACGGCATTCTCGGCACGCCGGTCACCTGGACCCGATAA
- a CDS encoding GNAT family N-acetyltransferase, which yields MSVIRPATEDDLPALQQIEIAAGKPFAEIGMTAVAEDDPPALEILREAQQAGRVWVWTDDADPPIGYLMAELVDGDVHIDQVSVHPDHRGRRIGKQLIDHAVRWAKARGTQAMTLTTFTEVAWNGPYYERIGFRYLPDEEQTPGLHAIRDAEAAHGLDDWPRACMRADLDAWSFDETASGS from the coding sequence GTGTCTGTGATCCGTCCGGCGACCGAGGATGACCTGCCTGCCCTTCAGCAAATCGAGATCGCGGCGGGAAAACCGTTCGCCGAAATCGGGATGACCGCTGTCGCGGAAGACGACCCGCCCGCACTGGAGATACTGCGCGAGGCCCAGCAGGCCGGGCGCGTCTGGGTGTGGACCGACGACGCCGACCCGCCGATCGGCTACCTGATGGCCGAGCTGGTGGACGGCGACGTGCACATCGACCAGGTCTCGGTACACCCCGACCATCGCGGCAGGCGGATCGGCAAACAGTTGATCGACCACGCCGTCCGCTGGGCGAAAGCCCGAGGGACGCAGGCGATGACGCTCACCACGTTCACCGAGGTGGCCTGGAACGGGCCGTACTACGAGCGGATCGGGTTCCGCTACCTCCCCGACGAGGAGCAGACGCCCGGCCTGCACGCGATCCGCGACGCGGAAGCCGCGCACGGCCTGGACGACTGGCCCCGGGCCTGCATGCGCGCGGACCTCGACGCCTGGTCGTTCGACGAAACCGCCTCGGGCAGTTGA
- a CDS encoding RNA polymerase sigma-70 factor, whose product MSLSMQEADLFEGYRGRLEAIAYRLLGSAGDAEDAVQDVYLRWHAADRTLIETPVAWLTKVLTNICLNQLTSARARRETYVGQWLPEPVLAGDRILGPADTAEQRESVSIAMLTLMERLSPNERVVYVLREAFGYSHREIAELLDRTEANCQQIYRRAKQHLSDERARAEIDAVAARKVVEEFLAAALSGDTDALIRLLTADAVSVADGGGRVRARKTPVLGALQIARYLRGLFRRSESKRAMIGGTPAFYAVVANGAPALLVEVDEQVIGVFCLDATPDGVARIHIQVNPEKLTHLARVWADSEQPQPLDWTW is encoded by the coding sequence ATGTCGCTCAGCATGCAAGAGGCCGATTTGTTCGAGGGTTACCGGGGCCGCCTGGAGGCGATCGCCTACCGGCTCCTCGGGTCGGCCGGTGATGCCGAGGACGCGGTGCAGGATGTGTACCTGCGCTGGCACGCGGCGGACCGGACACTGATCGAGACGCCCGTGGCCTGGCTGACGAAGGTGCTCACCAACATCTGCCTGAACCAGCTGACCTCGGCCCGGGCGCGCCGGGAAACCTATGTGGGACAGTGGCTTCCGGAACCCGTGCTGGCCGGCGACCGGATCCTGGGTCCGGCCGACACCGCCGAGCAGCGCGAGTCCGTCTCGATCGCGATGCTCACCCTGATGGAGCGGCTCTCGCCCAACGAGCGGGTCGTGTACGTGCTGCGCGAGGCCTTCGGGTACTCCCATCGCGAGATCGCCGAGCTGCTCGACCGCACCGAAGCGAACTGTCAGCAGATCTATCGACGCGCCAAACAGCACCTCAGCGACGAGCGGGCCCGCGCCGAGATCGATGCGGTCGCGGCACGCAAGGTCGTCGAGGAATTCCTCGCCGCCGCGCTCAGCGGCGATACCGACGCGCTGATCCGGCTGCTCACCGCCGACGCGGTCAGCGTGGCCGACGGCGGCGGCCGGGTGCGGGCCAGGAAGACTCCGGTGCTGGGCGCGCTCCAGATCGCGCGTTACCTGCGTGGACTGTTCCGGCGGAGCGAGAGCAAACGCGCGATGATCGGCGGCACCCCGGCCTTCTACGCCGTCGTCGCCAACGGCGCGCCCGCGCTGCTCGTGGAGGTCGACGAACAGGTGATCGGTGTTTTCTGCCTCGACGCGACCCCCGACGGCGTCGCGCGAATCCATATCCAGGTCAACCCCGAGAAGCTGACCCACCTGGCGCGGGTATGGGCGGACAGCGAACAGCCGCAGCCGCTCGACTGGACATGGTGA
- a CDS encoding NAD(P)/FAD-dependent oxidoreductase — protein sequence MKHRIVVLGAGYAGANTAGRLAKRLHGDDVEITLVNADTEFVERIRLHQLASGQDLPSRPLRAVFAGTGVQVRTAWVTAVDVDRKTVDLVGEHGDDTLGYDTLVYALGSTTTDHGVPGVADHAYDIAGKQAASRLRTRLAELAPGASVLIVGGGLTGIEAATEIAEAYPELAVAIAARGGVGDWLSAKAQRHLDRVFDRLGITVHENADVARVEANAVITAAGELPAEVTVWTAGFTVHPIAAATTLEVSETGRIVVDAGMRSVSHPDVYAVGDAAIAAGVGGKPLRMACATATPMAWLAADVLAARLTGRKVPETTIGYALQCVSLGRRDAIVQRVTPADEVTSTVLTGRIGARIKELICASTAWSISHPTMMMPTRRRHIVAGGVETPVRAV from the coding sequence ATGAAGCATCGCATTGTCGTCCTCGGAGCCGGATACGCCGGAGCCAACACCGCCGGCCGCCTCGCCAAGCGGCTGCACGGTGACGACGTCGAGATCACCCTGGTCAACGCCGACACCGAATTCGTCGAGCGGATCCGCTTGCACCAGCTCGCGAGCGGACAGGACCTGCCGTCGCGTCCGTTGCGCGCGGTCTTCGCGGGCACCGGGGTGCAGGTTCGTACCGCCTGGGTGACCGCGGTGGACGTCGATCGCAAGACCGTCGACCTGGTCGGCGAGCACGGCGACGACACCCTCGGCTACGACACCCTCGTGTACGCGCTCGGGAGCACCACCACCGATCACGGCGTACCCGGAGTCGCCGACCATGCTTACGACATCGCGGGGAAGCAAGCCGCGTCGCGGCTGCGGACTCGATTGGCCGAGCTGGCGCCCGGTGCGTCGGTGTTGATCGTCGGCGGTGGCCTGACCGGTATCGAAGCGGCCACCGAGATCGCCGAGGCGTATCCCGAACTGGCCGTGGCGATCGCCGCCCGCGGCGGTGTCGGCGACTGGCTCAGCGCGAAGGCGCAGCGGCACCTGGACCGCGTGTTCGATCGGCTCGGCATCACCGTGCACGAAAACGCCGACGTCGCACGCGTCGAAGCGAACGCCGTAATCACCGCCGCCGGGGAACTTCCGGCCGAAGTGACCGTGTGGACCGCCGGATTCACCGTGCACCCGATCGCGGCCGCCACCACCCTGGAGGTGTCCGAGACCGGGCGGATCGTCGTCGATGCCGGGATGCGCTCGGTCTCGCACCCCGACGTGTACGCGGTCGGTGACGCCGCGATCGCCGCCGGAGTGGGCGGCAAACCGCTGCGGATGGCTTGCGCCACAGCGACTCCCATGGCGTGGCTGGCCGCCGACGTTCTCGCCGCGCGGCTGACCGGACGTAAAGTGCCGGAGACCACGATCGGTTACGCGTTGCAATGCGTCAGCCTCGGCCGCCGCGACGCGATCGTCCAGCGGGTGACACCCGCCGACGAGGTCACCTCCACCGTCCTCACCGGTCGGATCGGTGCCCGCATCAAGGAACTGATCTGCGCGAGCACCGCCTGGAGCATCTCGCACCCGACGATGATGATGCCCACCCGTCGCCGGCACATCGTCGCCGGTGGGGTGGAGACCCCCGTTCGCGCTGTGTGA
- a CDS encoding glycerol-3-phosphate dehydrogenase/oxidase, protein MTRNSVVTGDSALNADRRTRELRQLGDGAQIDLLIIGGGVTGAGAALDAAARGLRTVLVERHDLAFGTSRWSSKLVHGGLRYLASGQVGIAHESAVERGILIRTTAPHLVRPLPQLVPLLPGIGAAQSALVRAGFAAGDLLRRGAGTPASILPRSRRVAAAEALRLAPTVRRAGLRGGLQAWDGQLVDDARLVVALARTAAAEGASVLTRVEALDVTGDSATLRDTLSGESMTVRARAVVNATGVWADEVDPSIELRPSRGTHLVFDAAAFGGLTASLTVPVPGSTSRFVFAFPAAHGRVYLGLTDEDAPGPVPDEPKPTEAEIGFLLDTINTALREPLKRADIRGSYAGLRPLLKTADDSTADISRKHAVLTSPTGVVTIVGGKLTTYRRMAEDAVDAAVSRAALSAGPCRTRRLPLVGAVSGAERDRIDAPPTLIDRYGSEAATILAAAQSNPALADPIAPGIDVTAAEFAFAVTHEGALTPDDLLDRRTRIGLVPADRTAATPAAAAALAPAT, encoded by the coding sequence ATGACCAGGAATTCGGTGGTTACCGGAGATTCGGCCCTCAACGCGGACCGGCGCACCCGCGAGCTGCGACAGCTCGGCGACGGTGCACAGATCGATCTGCTGATCATCGGCGGCGGGGTCACCGGTGCGGGCGCGGCGCTGGACGCGGCCGCGCGCGGGCTGCGTACCGTGCTGGTCGAGCGACACGATCTCGCGTTCGGCACCAGCCGCTGGAGTTCCAAGCTCGTGCACGGCGGGTTGCGTTACCTCGCCAGCGGTCAGGTCGGCATCGCGCACGAGAGCGCCGTCGAGCGCGGCATCCTGATCCGCACCACCGCACCGCATCTCGTGCGACCGCTCCCCCAGCTCGTCCCGCTGCTGCCCGGTATCGGCGCGGCGCAGAGCGCGCTCGTCCGAGCGGGTTTCGCGGCGGGCGATCTGTTGCGTCGCGGGGCGGGCACCCCCGCATCGATCCTGCCCCGGTCCCGCCGAGTCGCCGCGGCCGAGGCGCTACGTCTCGCGCCGACGGTTCGCCGCGCGGGCTTGCGCGGCGGGCTGCAAGCCTGGGACGGACAGCTCGTCGACGATGCCCGCCTGGTGGTCGCGCTGGCGCGCACCGCGGCCGCGGAGGGTGCGAGCGTGCTGACGCGTGTGGAAGCTCTTGATGTGACCGGAGATTCGGCCACGTTACGGGACACGCTCAGCGGCGAGAGCATGACCGTGCGGGCCCGCGCGGTGGTGAACGCGACCGGCGTCTGGGCCGACGAGGTCGACCCCAGTATCGAGCTGCGCCCGAGCCGCGGCACACACCTGGTGTTCGACGCCGCCGCGTTCGGGGGCCTCACCGCATCGCTGACCGTGCCGGTGCCCGGCAGTACCAGCCGATTCGTCTTCGCCTTCCCCGCCGCGCACGGCCGGGTGTACCTCGGCCTGACCGATGAGGACGCGCCCGGCCCGGTGCCCGACGAACCGAAACCCACCGAGGCCGAGATCGGCTTCCTGCTCGACACGATCAACACCGCGCTGCGGGAACCGTTGAAGCGGGCCGATATCCGAGGCAGCTACGCGGGCCTGCGCCCGCTGCTGAAAACCGCCGACGACAGCACCGCCGACATCTCCCGCAAGCACGCGGTATTGACCTCGCCGACCGGTGTCGTCACCATCGTCGGCGGCAAGTTGACCACCTACCGCCGCATGGCCGAGGACGCCGTCGACGCCGCGGTTTCCCGCGCCGCACTGTCCGCCGGACCCTGCCGCACCCGTCGACTTCCGTTGGTGGGCGCGGTATCCGGCGCGGAACGCGATCGTATCGACGCACCACCCACCCTGATCGATCGCTACGGCAGCGAGGCCGCGACCATTCTCGCTGCCGCACAGTCCAACCCGGCTCTCGCCGACCCCATCGCGCCGGGAATCGACGTCACCGCAGCCGAATTCGCTTTCGCGGTCACCCACGAGGGCGCCCTCACCCCCGACGATCTACTCGACCGTCGCACCCGCATCGGCCTCGTGCCCGCCGACCGCACAGCCGCCACCCCTGCCGCCGCCGCAGCCCTGGCCCCCGCCACCTGA
- a CDS encoding TetR/AcrR family transcriptional regulator, with protein MSSSNDELPTRGDTLTAPDESADTAPSAIDLAIFEAARRCVEEFGVRRTTLTEVARRAGVSRPTVYRRWPDTGALVAELLVRELRAIVTDSMPRAGTGRARLVEGIVAGAATVRSNSLFGKIFRTDTDLMLTYVFGRLGRNQRALIELFAAGIREGQQDGSIRAGDPEHLATMLLLIAQSAVQSAGTVAPVLRGTELDAELRHAIDGYLVPGASR; from the coding sequence ATGTCAAGTAGTAACGATGAGCTGCCGACCCGAGGTGACACCTTGACCGCTCCGGACGAGTCCGCCGACACCGCACCTTCCGCGATCGACCTCGCGATCTTCGAGGCCGCGCGCCGTTGCGTCGAGGAATTCGGCGTGCGGCGCACCACCCTCACCGAGGTGGCGCGGCGGGCCGGAGTCAGCCGGCCGACCGTCTACCGCCGGTGGCCGGACACCGGCGCGCTGGTAGCCGAGCTGCTGGTGCGTGAGCTGCGCGCGATCGTCACCGACTCCATGCCGCGCGCGGGCACCGGGCGGGCCCGCTTGGTCGAGGGCATCGTCGCCGGCGCCGCGACCGTGCGCTCGAACTCGTTGTTCGGCAAGATCTTCCGCACCGACACCGACCTGATGCTCACCTACGTGTTCGGCCGGCTGGGCCGCAACCAGCGCGCGCTGATCGAGCTGTTCGCGGCCGGGATCCGAGAAGGCCAGCAGGACGGCTCGATTCGCGCGGGCGATCCGGAACATCTGGCCACCATGCTGTTGCTGATCGCACAGTCCGCCGTGCAATCCGCCGGCACGGTCGCGCCGGTGCTGCGCGGCACGGAACTCGACGCCGAACTGCGCCACGCGATCGACGGCTATCTCGTTCCGGGCGCGTCCCGGTGA
- a CDS encoding FAD-binding oxidoreductase, giving the protein MVWDAWGIPAGHKPLSAQIRNLLTQVFGVSGDPVARRDEGDVLLRESALTPDQRDGLAGVVGADNVSADHRDRLRHAGGKSTFDLLRRRAEEPQDAPDAIVAPADHAQVLAVLAYCAEQGIAVVPFGGGTSVVGGVDPVRGRFDAVIAIDLRRLDTVTDVDPISGLVTLGAGLTGPRTEQLLAAQGLSLGHFPQSFEFATIGGFAATRSSGQASAGYGRFDDMVQRLKIATPSGTVELGRAPASAAGPDLRELFVGSEGALGVITEVTVRVHPVPETVAYQAWSFPDFETGTAALRSVVQAGAAPTVLRLSDEAETGINLARAGDIGGNAVTGCLAITTFEGSAAHVAARSAEAGALLAAAGGTDLGETPAREWEHGRFGAPYMRDALLDVGVLCETLETATIWSNVPVLKAKVTAALTDSLAGQGTPPLVMCHISHTYPTGASLYFTIVAKQLDDPIAQWHLAKQAVGDAIVAAGGTITHHHAVGTDHRPWLPAEIGELGVRVLRAVKAELDPAGILNPGKLVP; this is encoded by the coding sequence ATGGTCTGGGATGCCTGGGGCATTCCCGCCGGACACAAGCCGCTGTCGGCACAGATCCGGAACCTCTTGACGCAGGTGTTCGGAGTGTCCGGCGACCCGGTGGCGCGCCGCGATGAGGGCGATGTGCTGCTCCGCGAGTCGGCGCTCACGCCGGACCAGCGAGACGGGTTGGCCGGGGTGGTCGGCGCGGACAACGTGTCGGCCGACCACCGCGACCGGTTGCGGCACGCGGGCGGCAAGAGCACCTTCGACCTGCTGCGCCGTCGTGCCGAAGAGCCGCAGGACGCGCCCGACGCCATCGTCGCTCCCGCCGACCATGCGCAGGTCCTGGCCGTGCTGGCCTACTGCGCCGAGCAGGGGATCGCCGTGGTGCCGTTCGGCGGCGGAACGAGTGTGGTGGGCGGCGTCGACCCGGTCCGCGGTCGTTTCGACGCGGTGATCGCGATCGACCTGCGCAGGCTCGATACCGTCACCGACGTCGACCCGATCAGCGGCCTGGTGACCCTCGGCGCTGGGCTCACCGGTCCGCGCACGGAGCAATTACTTGCCGCGCAAGGGCTTTCGCTCGGCCACTTTCCGCAGAGCTTCGAGTTCGCCACCATCGGCGGTTTCGCGGCGACCCGGTCCTCCGGTCAGGCGTCCGCGGGGTACGGCCGCTTCGACGACATGGTGCAGCGACTGAAGATCGCGACCCCCAGCGGCACAGTGGAACTCGGCCGCGCGCCGGCGTCCGCGGCGGGCCCGGATCTGCGTGAGCTGTTCGTCGGTTCCGAAGGCGCACTCGGCGTGATCACCGAGGTGACGGTGCGGGTGCATCCGGTGCCGGAAACCGTTGCCTACCAAGCCTGGTCTTTCCCCGACTTCGAAACCGGCACCGCCGCACTGCGTTCGGTGGTGCAGGCAGGGGCGGCGCCGACCGTGCTGCGCCTGTCCGACGAGGCCGAAACCGGCATCAACCTCGCGCGCGCGGGCGATATCGGCGGCAATGCCGTCACCGGCTGCCTGGCCATCACCACGTTCGAAGGCAGCGCGGCGCATGTCGCGGCGCGCAGTGCCGAGGCGGGGGCGTTGCTGGCCGCGGCGGGCGGCACCGATCTCGGCGAAACTCCGGCCCGGGAATGGGAACACGGCCGCTTCGGCGCGCCGTATATGCGTGACGCGCTGCTCGATGTCGGCGTGCTGTGCGAAACCCTGGAGACCGCGACGATCTGGTCGAATGTGCCGGTGCTCAAGGCGAAGGTCACCGCGGCGCTCACCGACTCGCTCGCCGGTCAGGGCACCCCGCCGCTGGTCATGTGCCACATCTCGCACACCTACCCCACGGGTGCCTCGCTGTACTTCACCATCGTCGCCAAGCAGCTCGACGATCCGATCGCCCAGTGGCACCTCGCGAAACAGGCGGTCGGCGACGCGATCGTGGCCGCGGGCGGCACCATCACCCATCACCATGCGGTCGGCACCGATCATCGGCCTTGGCTGCCCGCCGAGATCGGCGAGCTCGGGGTGCGCGTGCTGCGCGCGGTGAAAGCCGAACTGGACCCCGCGGGCATCCTCAATCCTGGAAAGCTGGTTCCGTGA